From the genome of Blautia pseudococcoides, one region includes:
- a CDS encoding beta-galactosidase trimerization domain-containing protein, whose product MGDQMHPCGKLDLTVYKRIGNIFEQIERMEPWLYDTKKVREIAVLIPTRAGTEDPSLGGMSEEGVYRVLSELHLPFDFVNKENSLEDSRLLILPDHAELDGKYAEIIAAFVKGGGKLLVSGTCSFLFHLTFNHPSGSEIDKIHE is encoded by the coding sequence GTGGGTGACCAGATGCATCCCTGCGGAAAGCTGGATCTTACTGTGTACAAACGGATTGGAAACATCTTTGAACAGATCGAACGTATGGAGCCGTGGCTGTATGATACCAAAAAGGTCAGAGAGATTGCCGTATTGATCCCAACCAGGGCGGGGACAGAGGACCCGTCTTTGGGGGGAATGAGCGAGGAAGGCGTATACCGTGTACTCTCAGAACTGCATCTTCCCTTTGATTTTGTCAATAAGGAGAATTCTCTTGAGGATTCCAGGCTTCTGATCTTACCGGACCATGCAGAACTGGATGGGAAATATGCAGAGATCATAGCTGCATTTGTAAAAGGGGGAGGAAAACTCCTTGTATCCGGCACATGCAGCTTCCTTTTTCATCTCACGTTCAATCACCCATCCGGTTCAGAAATTGATAAAATCCATGAATAA